A stretch of the Gemmatirosa kalamazoonensis genome encodes the following:
- the fsa gene encoding fructose-6-phosphate aldolase, translating into MKLFPDTADIDAIRQAARWGVLDGVTTNPTLFAKVGGSYDDVLTQICRITPGPVSAEVVAEEVDGMLREGRHFAALAPNVVVKVPMCEAGLEAIARLAHEHVMTNCTLIFSANQGLLAAKAGASFLSPFVGRLDDINEDGMETVRDIAAIVRLHGLPVEVLVASIRSPRHVTEAALAGAHIATVPNEVLRRMIRHPLTEAGIVRFRQDWQAVHGGARPTAASAIPQHA; encoded by the coding sequence GTGAAACTCTTCCCCGATACGGCCGACATCGACGCGATCCGCCAGGCAGCGCGTTGGGGTGTGCTGGACGGTGTGACGACGAATCCGACGCTGTTCGCCAAGGTGGGCGGCAGCTACGACGACGTGCTCACGCAGATCTGCCGGATCACGCCGGGCCCCGTGAGTGCCGAAGTCGTCGCCGAGGAGGTCGACGGCATGTTGCGCGAGGGGCGCCACTTCGCCGCGCTGGCGCCGAACGTCGTCGTCAAGGTCCCGATGTGCGAGGCGGGCCTGGAGGCCATCGCGCGCCTCGCACACGAACACGTCATGACGAACTGCACGCTGATCTTCAGCGCGAATCAGGGGCTGCTCGCGGCGAAGGCCGGCGCGTCGTTTCTGTCGCCGTTCGTCGGACGGCTCGACGACATCAACGAGGACGGCATGGAGACGGTGCGCGACATCGCCGCGATCGTGCGGCTTCACGGTCTGCCGGTGGAGGTGCTCGTCGCGTCCATCCGGAGTCCGCGCCACGTGACCGAGGCGGCGCTCGCCGGGGCGCACATCGCGACCGTGCCTAACGAGGTGCTTCGGCGGATGATCCGGCACCCCCTCACGGAGGCCGGCATCGTGCGATTCCGGCAGGACTGGCAGGCGGTGCACGGCGGCGCGCGCCCGACGGCCGCGAGTGCGATACCTCAACACGCGTAG
- a CDS encoding DUF488 domain-containing protein — translation MIALKRAYDAAEASDGARFLVERLWPRGVRKADLPLDGWLKDVAPSPELRRWFGHDPRRWEEFRRRYFAELRKHAKAVEPLLAAARSGPTTLVYSARDTKHNAAVALRDHLLACGGLP, via the coding sequence ATGATCGCGCTGAAGCGTGCGTATGACGCGGCCGAGGCGAGCGATGGCGCACGCTTTCTGGTCGAACGGCTGTGGCCGCGCGGCGTACGGAAGGCGGACCTGCCGCTCGACGGCTGGCTCAAGGACGTGGCGCCGAGCCCCGAGCTGCGTCGCTGGTTCGGGCACGATCCCCGGCGATGGGAAGAGTTCCGGCGTCGGTACTTCGCCGAGCTACGCAAGCACGCGAAGGCGGTCGAGCCGCTGCTCGCTGCGGCGCGGAGCGGACCCACGACCCTCGTCTACAGCGCACGCGACACGAAACACAACGCGGCTGTCGCGCTGCGAGACCACCTCCTCGCATGCGGGGGCCTGCCGTGA